A segment of the Zingiber officinale cultivar Zhangliang chromosome 8B, Zo_v1.1, whole genome shotgun sequence genome:
TATGGATGTTAACACAAAGTTTTAGGTTCGGACACTAACACTAAATTATATCATATGAAAGAAACATAGATACACATCTGTCGGTAAGGTACTTCTACCaagtggcaaaaaaaaaaagacgaaatcgctcgcccccagcgcccctgccGCACCCGACCccaggccatcacgagggagatAAATCACAGCAGCCGAGAAGGCAAGTggtggtggggtgagttgcacagggtcCAAGCTCCCACACACGGAAGCACTTCTCCTTGGTTCCTATTTCTACCACATTCTAATCCCCTCTTTAAATAACAATTTTATTCTGCAACTTGCTTTTCACCTTTCTATACTGTTTTGTTCGAAAGTATCTTCACTATTATTGTTCGAACTACAACCATTTATGCTTTAGCAACCGGGCCTAATACCAAATTTCAGATTACTGAACCAAGCTCCTAATTAACATGAGAAGATCTTTGGATAGATAGAGCTTAGAAGGGCTTTTTCCTCCATGGTAAAGCTTTACAAAAGAAACTGGCTAAGAACAAAATAACTTCCATATGCAGCATAACTTGTGATGGTCCATGGCTTCTGGTTTGTTGTATTTATTTAAGtggtcaaatgttgaaaaaacaTTTTGATATAAGGTACCAGCATTGACAAAGATTAGTTATTCCCAAATCACATGTGAAAACCCCTCTACTCAGGTAATCTCAGATAATCCCAGCAAACAGCATAATATTGTATTATTTAAGAACTTCGTCCTTAGAATCAGCATCAGATTGTCAATCAAGTCTTATCAAATAATTTTCAGTTGAGAATGGATTAAGAACCAAGCATAACAAAATGACTTCAGATTACCTTGTAGCCTAAAGTAATTATTGTTTACTTCATAAAGCCTAGGGAGGGAGCACCTATCCTTCATACTCTGATATTTTGGTGATTTTATGTTTCTTGTTGCATTTCTTCAGTAAAAAACCTAAACTAAATCTCCCTAGTTATACTTTAATATATTACCAAACTAAACTCTGATGAAACCAACCTTCAAACTATGAACCTTGAGactgaaaaaaaaaagtgagaaGAATATATCAGCAAGGGACTTTGAACAACTAGGAAAAAGAAAATCAGTGACAAAAGAAATATTGGACTTCCATATTTATATGCTCAATCACTTATTGTAGAACTCCCTCAAAGACTAGCTGACAAACATGATATTTCACAAagtttgtttgaaaatatttcttttcctttcagtTCTCACATGGAAGATGTGTATTAAGAAGAGAGATGagctaaaattatcaaaaaatttgcTTAAGCCACAAGAGTATATGCTAGGCGGAAAGGATGTATGGCCAAAAAAGAAGTAAACAAGCCACGGCCTGCTGTATTAGATGATTGAGGCATCTTCTCACATCCTCAATATCAGGTTTCAATGCTCATAGAGTGCCTTTTATGCCAGTTTATTGTATGCAGTGTTCCTATTATTAGTAGAATGAGAGAAACGGACGTGATATTCCTCAAGCTGAAGCCAAATAGTTCAGACTAACACAGTGGATTATGATGGTGATTTAACATGAGATTACTCAATGGAAATCTATGGTAGAAGAATTAACAAATAGAAGTATTCCTAAGAGAAATTTTGTAATTGAATTAAGTGGACAAATCAGACAGCGCATTGTTCATCAGACAAGCAAAATTCAGAGAAAAGGTCATGTATTTCCAACAAATTAATCAGATACCTTCATAGAGAATATATATGCAAATTGTCAGTAGAAGCAAGGATGATAAGATCACTGATACTCAATCAGATCAAGATCTTCATACCAACACAAACTGATATTTACCTAAACAGATGTGCCCGTTGCTATAGATATGCGGATGAAGAGGCGCCGGATGAAGAAATATAACCTAATGGAGACGAAGTGACCAGAAATCTCAAAAAGAAATCGCAGAAAGTGCAAATTTAAGAAACAAACAGTTAAGTATTCGTCACCTGCGGGGCTTCCATGGGGTAATGCTCGGGAAAATCGACCTGAAGCTGGTACGTCTCGTTCGCATACAGCGTCCCGGCCGCTCCAACCACTTCAATAACCCACCTTTGCTCACGGCGAACAAGGAAAAAGTGAAAATCGATCCAGGAAGTGAGAATCGGATGGATGAAGGTGAGGGCAAGGGTTAAGGGCCAACCTTTGGATGTTATCGGTGACCTTGTGCTTGAATCCGGAAGGGGGGTTGACCTGCCATTCTACCATCTCCTTCTGGAGCCTGTTGCACGCGATCTTACTCAGCGCCTGCGAAGGATCCGACCAAATTCGTTGCGCTTAGAAAGGGGATTTGACGGAGAGTGCCGAAAGAAGGGAGATTGAAGCGGATGAGAGAGGGAGAGCgtgaagagaaggaggaggaggatcgGACTGACCTTACGAGAAGGAGCGGAGGAGCTGGTCATGCTTCGGCGACGGCGGTGGGAGGGAGACGGAGGAGGAGACCGAGAGAGAGAGAAGCAAACTGGCCACTTTTTTCTTATTTCACGAGTCCTTTTATTTAtggattttaaaaacatttttcataaaattattttttttcccttttgagAAGCTCTCAAGAGTTCCAGtcacataataataattttatggagtaaataattgattaaaataaCTTTACCTCACTTTTTATCATCATCTTTAATCtactattttaatatatatatatatatcagtttGAGAGAtagatatataaaatattaaggAGTTAAACATTTATAATTTAGGTAAATTTCATAATTCACACTCAACACTTAAAATTGGTCTATAATAAAATATCATATAGACATATGTCACCAATTGAGATATTCACACCATCTATCTTGCATGGGACAATATAGTCAATCCACTCCATAAGTGTAATTACACAGACATAAATCCATATTCGCCTTTGCATACACACCAAAAGCTACAGTACTGTATGTTACTTACACAAACCAAACATCGTGGAGCTCACACAGACAGCCATAACATGGTGAAATTCAGAGCCAATCAACAATGCAAATGATAAGTTCTTCCTTAGGTAATAACACGAACAATTCCAGTAGCTTTGAATCAACAACACTGA
Coding sequences within it:
- the LOC122017018 gene encoding probable ubiquitin-conjugating enzyme E2 16; amino-acid sequence: MTSSSAPSRKALSKIACNRLQKEMVEWQVNPPSGFKHKVTDNIQRWVIEVVGAAGTLYANETYQLQVDFPEHYPMEAPQVIFLHPAPLHPHIYSNGHICLDILYDSWSPAMTVSSICISILSMLSSSPAKQCPADNDRYVKNCRNGRSPKETRWWFHDDKV